The genomic segment AGGCTTATTATGAGGGCGGGCTGGACGAATACGGGCGGTTTGACCCGGCGCTGGCGAAGCGGCACAATGACGAGCTGATCGCGAAGGGAGAGACGGGCAATCTGGTCAATCGGATTCGGGAACAGATCGCGGCCAATCCGTCGATCGCACACTATGTGACCGACGCGCAAATCATGGACCCGGATTGGGGCGTCGATGACGGCATGGGGTATCGATTCGATCCGAACGATACGCTGGCATACGGGCGTCCGTATACGTTTGTCGCCTATTACGCGCATTGGGCGCTCTGGTACAACGGGGGGATGATCAAGACTGCGCTGAAGGATTTTTCGGAAGCGTACTTGTTTACCGGAGAGCAGCGGTACGCCGATGCGGCGCTTGTCTTGCTGGACCGGATCGGGGATTTATACCCGGATATGCAAGTGTCGCAATTTCCGCATTCCGCCGTCTCCGGCTATCGGCATTACGGTTTTTTGCCGAGCGACGGCTGGCACTTCTATCCTGGGCGTGGGAAAATCGTCGGGAGCATATGGGAAAATGAATTGATGAAGGCGGTAATGTACGCCTACGACGCCGTATTCCCGGCGATTGGCACCTTGGGGGCCGAAGCGTCCGAAGTGCTGAACGCCAAAGCGTATTCCGAGAACAAGAGCAAACCTGATCGGATGAAGGCGAACTTCGAGGACGGCGTGCTTCGGGAAATTTGTACGGCATACAAGGCAGGCGATCTCCAGGGCAATCCGGGCATGCATCAATCGACGCTGGCGCTGGCTGCGGTCGTTCTGGACCACGATCCGGAGACGAGCGAGATGTTAAACTTCGGCTTCCGTTCAGGCGCTTCGGACTGGAAGGACGATGTCAAGACCGGCGGGAATATCATGAACATCCTCGTAGACGATGTCAGCCACGACGGTCATGGCGATGAGAGCGCTCCTTTGTACAATTCCTTATGGCTGTCCAACTGGCTGGAAGTCGCCAAGATGCTGGACGGCTACGAGCTGCCGGAAGGCGGGACGCTGGAGGGAGGGGTGGATGCGGATTTGTTTAAAAATCCGCGCTTTCGCAAAATGTTCATGGCGATGTACCCGCTCCTGCTTACCAGCCATTATACGCCGAACATCGGCGATTCCGGCCAAACGGGAAATCCGGATGTATCTGCCATTCGGCTGGACGAGCTCATTGAGGGCTACAGTCGGTACGGTAAAGACGAGCTTGCGCAAGCGATTTATCTGTTGAATGGCAAGACCGCCGGCGGCATCGCGCTCGACATTTTCTCCGACAATCCGAACGCAGTATCGCAAAAAATCAGACGGGTTATTGAAGAGAAGGGCGAGCTGCGCCTCGGCTCCGAAAATTTCTCCGGCTATGGTCTTGCCGTACTGCGGGACGGGTTCGATCTGTCCGGCTCTATGAACAATGAGCTGGATGATGCGTTACAGCAAACCGCCGACGAGACGGCGGCCAGGACGACGCAGCGAGCGCTCTGGATGTATTACGGCGGTACGGCCAGCCATGCCCACGGCGATCCGCTTAATCTGGGTTATATCGCTTACGATCTCGATCTGATGCCCGATTTGGGTTATCCCGATACGTCCAGCGACGACCTGGCGTTTTTCCCTCGGACGACTCGCTCGCACAACACGGTCATGGTAAACGGATTGCCCGTCGATGCGTTCGGCGAGCCGACGAACTTCGACGACAGCGGTTTCGTCAAGCTGGCCAGCGTTGACGCTAACGGCGTGGCCGGACTATCGAACGCGCCTGACGGCTTGTACAAGCGAACGACGGCGCTGATCCGGATCAACGAGGAAGATTCCTATATCGTCGATCTGTTCGACCTGAACGGCGGCCTTAATTACGAATACAGCTTCCATTCAGGCGAATCGGAATCCGCCAACACCGTATATCAAGGCTTGGAGCTGTCGACGTCGGGCGCGGACGAACTGTCGTTGAAAAACTTTCGCAAGGATGCCAACGGGACGAGCGGCGCGTTCAGCGTCGACTGGAACCTTAAGGATACGTACAATCGTTATGGGCATGGGGCCGGCGCCGTCACGGACGTTCATCTCAAGATGACGATGCTGGGCGATTATGACGAGGTGACGATTGCCGACGGCATTCCGCCGCAAAATTCGCTGACGAATCCAAAAAGGCTGGAATACATATTTGTTAAAAGCAACGATTCAAGAACGGTCTATACTTCCGTCATCGAGCCTTATCGGGGCGCTTCCAGCATCGCTTCGATCGAGCGGCTGCCTGTCGTCGAGAATAACGGGGCTGCGGCAGACCCGGCCGTAGTCAAGGCGCTCCGCGTGGCGTTTAAGGATGGGCGCACGGACTTTATCGTGCAATCGCTGGACGCTTCGATGGTTTATACGGTCGCCGGCAAGTTTGCGTTCTCCGGCTTTTTCGGCGTGTACTCAGAGCAAGACGGCAAGCTTGTCCGCGCTTACTTGCATGAAGGCACCCGGCTCGGCGGCCTCGTGAACGGCACGCCAGCCGTTAAAGGATTCGTGGCGGGGAGGACGGATACCCTTGCGGTCGAAAATTTTATCGACCTATCTGTCGCACTGCCGATAGAGCCGGCCCTGCTGATCGGCAAGTACATCTATATCGACAACGATGCCGATGTCAACGCCGTTTATCGGATCGAAGGGGCGAGCCGGCACGATGACCATATTCGTCTTCACATCGGCGACGTCTCGGTCGTCAACGCCTGGCGGGACAGCGCGGATTTCTCGCAGGGCTACGCTTTCAGCTTCGAGCCCGGCGACGCGTTCCGCATCCCGCTGTCGCTGAGCAAGCGCTATGCGGAGGGGATCGGTGACGACGGCTATCCGAAGCCCGCGTCTGCCGCCCCCGAATAAGGACAGTGTCGAGCGATGAGACTAGCTAAATTCAAGACAAAACGCCGTCCGGTCTTTGCGACCGGACGGCGTTTATATGCACGACAGCTTCGTCCTTCCCGGCACGGGTTAATTCAGCTGGCTCAATTCCCGGGCTCTGATGACGTACAACGAAGTCCTAACGGAGAAGTAAATGTCTCCGGCGGCCGTCAGCGTTGCCGCTCGAATCGTTCCCGGCAGCAGCGACAGCAAGGACGCTTCCCCGCTATGCAGATGGATTCGAATCAACTCGTCGCCACAGAAGGCGGCCACATGCTCGTCGTCGAGTTTGAGCAACCACAAGCAAGGCTGACTGACGGATACGGTGTGGACGACTTTTCGCTCGGCGACATCGAAGATGTGAATTTCGGTGCCGGCCGCGAACGCAACCTTGCCTTGCGAAGCTGCGATACCGAACGTTTCATTCGGACTGGCGGGATAATCATACTGATCGATCAGGCCCTTGCCCGGCTCCCAAATCCCGAGCTGCCACGGAATGTCATGGCGCGTGGCGAGTCCGCTCGTTCCGCTGTGCGTCGTAAAATATACGTATTGGTCGTCGGCCGCGACGCTTGCGATCGCCCGCTCGGGAATCGGATCGTACCAGCTCTCGACCTCCAGTGTCTCGGGGTCTACCCGCGACAGTCCTCCGCCGTAGACGCCGTAGTTGGCGGACCAGCCTGTCCAGATGCCGCCGTCGGGGCCGAGGACGCTCCGTCCCTCCGGCCGGATGAGCTGGGGACCGACCGAGCGCAAGGTGTGGGGATTGACGTTATTCAGCTGATCCCATGGCTGGTCCGGATCGTAGACCGTATGATCGCCGCCGACATAAGAGGCGGTGAACAGCCGGTCGCCGACGAACACCATGCCGTATACTTCCCCGCCTTCGTTGCAGACGGAGGAAGAGTTCCAATATTCGCCCGTCGCGGGATCGAACCGGAAGATCGTCTGGCCGAATCCGCTCGCTCCCCAAATTTGGCCCTTCGGGTCTTCGACGAGCGTGAAGATTTCCGTGACCGGTGCTTTTGCCGGAATTTGCGCAAGCGCGATCGGTTGCGGTGTATCGTAGTCTTGTGGACTCGAAGGCTTATCGACGATGAAGTAGTCTTGCCCCCTGAAGCTGGCCAGCCGATCGTCTTCCAACTCGATGAAGGGCAGCTGTTGCCCGTTGGCCAGTGTGATCTTCGATGGCTTGAGCTGGTCCGCAAGGCCGGCATCGTCGAGAGGCTGAAGGGTTTGAGGGTCGTAAAAATCCAGTTGTCCATTGGTTCGAGTGCAAATGAAGCGATCGTTGATTTCCCGAATCTCCGCTTCCGGACGGCCGAATTCTTGGAAGGTGCCTTTAGCGATGTCGTAGACCTTTAATCCTTTGGTATCGAAGCCGTAATAGACGAATATGTAGCCGGGAGCTTCTCCCCATACTGGCCGGCTGTACAGGTTTTTGGGGTTTTCGGACACTTTGCCGAGGTTGACGAGCGTGTGCGTGGCAGGGTCGTACTGCATCAGGGAGCAGCCGGGATACGTTCCCCCGTAAACTTTGCCGTCTGAGCCCAGTCCCATTTTCCAGAAATAGGATTCTCCGATCGACTTCAGCGGCTCCGCCCATGTACGCGTACGGAGATCGAGGACGTGCAGGTAAGCCTGCTCGACGCAGGTCCCGATGACGAGCTTCTCATTGTTCCAATTGACGATCCCCCATGCGCCGTTGCCTATCGGCAGCTCATGCTGTTCGCCTTCCCCCGTTAGGGTATCAATGATGACAACGGTTCCCGTTCCGCCCAACGCAAAGTTGGACAGCACATGCTTTTCTTTCCCGTCCAACGGGTCAATCAGAGAGGTTTGACCGAGGATATTAAAATTCCTGCAGGGCTGGCCGACAAATTCATAGAGCTTTGGCGCGGCTTCTCGCTTAAACAATTGGGTTCCTCTTTTCTTTTTTTCAGATTAAATTAAATACCTGTATGCGATATGTTCATAATAGTTATTATATGAGGATGTGAATGAGGGGTCAACTCGATCTGCAAGCAGTATCTCGGGGCGGGCTTAAGCGTTATGATACCTTCCACGGCACATGCAAAATTTGTTGAACAATCGAAAAGGTTCATGTATAATTAAGTACAAGTAAAATACATGTATATAAATAATGAATATTTGCTTTACAGATCTCGATCTTAATCGAAGCGGTATTGCAAAATTAGGAGGATGCAGCATGGAATTGGCACGGGTAGCCATCGTTCAAGAAAAAAAAGCCAGCCAAAAGAGATGGCAGTACGGAGTCAACATTTTTGAAGGGTATATCGAAGAGGCGCTGGCGCATTTGCGTCTCCCTTATCGCACTTATGTGACGCTTGAAGAAGCATTGGCTGCGTCGCCCGACATATTGATAGCCTCGGTATATGATGAAACGGCCGCAAACGGCAAGCTGCTGCTCGAGTATGCGGATAACGGCGGTACGGTGGTATCGTACAGCGGGACCGCACAGCTGGCATCGGCGCTCGGATTTGTCGAGCAACGGCCTGTTCAGATCGGCTATGCGTCGTTGTCTGGCCAGGATGTTCCGCTGCGGTTTATATCGGCTCGCCCGTGGGCCGCACAGGAAGGAAAGGATCCCGTGCTCACCGAGTTTGGCAGCTTGTCCGCAGGCAGTCCGGACGGAGCCCAGCAAGGTTCGGCGCTCCTATCTGTCAAGGTCGGCCGCGGTTCGGTCGAGCGCTGGTCCGTCGATATTCCGGGAACGATCGTACACTTGCAGCAAGGGACCGGTCCTGTCTACGACGACGGCGTTCAAGCGTCGGATGGCACCGTCCAACTGCGCGAAGGCATTTTGAAGGCGGATGACCGCTGCGCGATGGATTATGAGTTTGACCGGCAAACGACGGAGACCGGCGTAAACTATTTCGCTTACCCTTATGCGGATATGTGGCGCGACGAGATCGTAAAGCACCTGATCGCGATAGCCGTGAGCAAAGGCAAAACCCTTCCTTTTCTATCTTATTGGCCGTCCGGCGTAGATTCGGTAGCCGCAATCTCGCATGACAGCGATTCGAACGAAGACATCCACGCCGAGACGACGCTGGAGCTGCTGAAGGAGCTCGACATTCGAACGACCTGGTGCATGCTGGAGCCGGGCTATAGTTCTTCTATATATAATGAAGCGAAATCTCGCGGACACGAAATCGCGCTTCATTATAATGCAGTTGAATTCGATGGGGGCATATGGGATGAGACGCGCTTCAAAAATCAGGCGGCCTGGTTAAGAAGGGCGGCTGGCGTGGACCGGATTGCGACGAATAAAAATCATTATACGCGCTTCGAGGGCTGGGACGATCTGTTCCGCTGGTGCGAACGCTATGGGGTGGAGTCCGATCAGAGCCGCGGACCGAGCAAAAACGGCAATATCGGCGTCTTGTTCGGAACCTGCCATCCTTACTTTCCGATCAGCGACTTCCAGGAGCAAAATCGATTTTTTAATGTGCTGGAAATCGGATTTTTCAATCAGGACTTGAATCATCCCTACTTATACGATTCCAGTGTCATTGAACCGTTTCTCCGAATAGCCAAGCAGGCGGAAGGCGTCGCGCATTTCCTGTTCCACCAGGTTCATATTCACAAAATCGAAAATGTGCGCACGGCGTTAAGAGAAGTCGTCGAAAAGGTGAAGGAATATGGACTTGAGATGTGGACGGTCGGCGAAATTAACGACTGGGAACGCGCAAGACGTTCGCTGTTCATCGTCGACGTCGACGACCGCGGCGTTCCTGTCGTACAAGGGGCGTCGCTGCCGCAACCGGCAGACCTGTATGTGCCGGTATCCAAGGATCAATTGACGGACGGGCAGGCGTACGAGCTCAAATTCGGCGTTCCCTGCCACAAATACTCGACCGTGCGGAACGCAGATCGCGCGAAAGCGGTACTCGCATCTAAGGAGGCCTGAGCATGTCCGAGACGAAACGCGAAAAGCTGGCCATCGACGGCGGAACGCCAGTCAAGACGACGCCCTTCGGAACCGGAAAGCGGTTCGGAGAAGAAGAATTGGAACAATTGCGCGAGGCGCTGGACCAAAA from the Cohnella hashimotonis genome contains:
- a CDS encoding heparinase II/III domain-containing protein produces the protein MADNAEFTVEPLLDRIYAGDRVLLRATVKLSNGERLIVTPEAAIAIAAEEQAEIATENGKTLLLAKTAGTVELRAAYKGLQAVVQVEVMPVRPAKARSSYFTAEKVSAARANIGQFGWAADTKKLAVGKADKWLCDFSLGELWEMVPSQNIPRSYAVNQLDGGLACANEIKPYGNYPYRFSVTEVDWKLTSPVCGVQFPTNHFKAYYEGGLDEYGRFDPALAKRHNDELIAKGETGNLVNRIREQIAANPSIAHYVTDAQIMDPDWGVDDGMGYRFDPNDTLAYGRPYTFVAYYAHWALWYNGGMIKTALKDFSEAYLFTGEQRYADAALVLLDRIGDLYPDMQVSQFPHSAVSGYRHYGFLPSDGWHFYPGRGKIVGSIWENELMKAVMYAYDAVFPAIGTLGAEASEVLNAKAYSENKSKPDRMKANFEDGVLREICTAYKAGDLQGNPGMHQSTLALAAVVLDHDPETSEMLNFGFRSGASDWKDDVKTGGNIMNILVDDVSHDGHGDESAPLYNSLWLSNWLEVAKMLDGYELPEGGTLEGGVDADLFKNPRFRKMFMAMYPLLLTSHYTPNIGDSGQTGNPDVSAIRLDELIEGYSRYGKDELAQAIYLLNGKTAGGIALDIFSDNPNAVSQKIRRVIEEKGELRLGSENFSGYGLAVLRDGFDLSGSMNNELDDALQQTADETAARTTQRALWMYYGGTASHAHGDPLNLGYIAYDLDLMPDLGYPDTSSDDLAFFPRTTRSHNTVMVNGLPVDAFGEPTNFDDSGFVKLASVDANGVAGLSNAPDGLYKRTTALIRINEEDSYIVDLFDLNGGLNYEYSFHSGESESANTVYQGLELSTSGADELSLKNFRKDANGTSGAFSVDWNLKDTYNRYGHGAGAVTDVHLKMTMLGDYDEVTIADGIPPQNSLTNPKRLEYIFVKSNDSRTVYTSVIEPYRGASSIASIERLPVVENNGAAADPAVVKALRVAFKDGRTDFIVQSLDASMVYTVAGKFAFSGFFGVYSEQDGKLVRAYLHEGTRLGGLVNGTPAVKGFVAGRTDTLAVENFIDLSVALPIEPALLIGKYIYIDNDADVNAVYRIEGASRHDDHIRLHIGDVSVVNAWRDSADFSQGYAFSFEPGDAFRIPLSLSKRYAEGIGDDGYPKPASAAPE